TTCATTAATCCACACTTTTTACAAAAAAAGGGAATAGGGAACAGATAAAAAACTGTGATGGAATTATCTCAATCATTTGATTTCAACTTATTCGCTAATTTTTTATCTAATGTTACTAACTCAATTTGATGATACTTAGCTGTAGCCGCAATAATAGAATCTGGTAATTTTGTTTTATGGGTATATCTAAAATTAATAGTTTCGTCCTCAATTTCTGATGTAATTGCTAAATAGGTCATCTGATTTAATAAAGATTTAATCGCTTCTTTTTCCGTAGAACTTATAGAAGGAAAGCTCAGTAACTCCATCCGAGTTATAGCACTATAAGCACATTCATTAACTTTAATCAGCTTGTCTTTTAGCAGATTTAAGATTATTAAATCACGTTGAAACAACCCAATTAAAATATTTGTATCTAACAGATACTTAAGTCCATTCATCACGTAATACTTTTTGTAATTCTAAGGGGTCTTGATTTTTAAATACAGGAAAATCAGGTAAATCATTAACTATATTTACCAATAATTGAGATGATTGTTTTTGTCGTTCTACTAACAACATTTTTTTGATAACTTCTTGGACAACCATTTCCATATTAGGCAACTCTAAAAGTTGTTTTCCTAACTCATCAGGTAACTCTATCACAACTTGCATAAGTTTTATTCTCCTAAAATGATAGCTCAATTCCAAATTCTTTACAAAATAAACTGATTTTAACATCAGTTACTTTACTTTGTTGCTAATCATGATCTTGATTATACTGTAATCGAGAACATTTAAAATCTTGTCTAGCCTGTGTTTCCCACTTCAATAACCCCATCCCTCCCATCTTTTACGATAGCTATCTCTACTATTGCTCCAATGAATGCCCCTAGAATGTCTGGTGCTAATTCCCTGGTAATCCTGCTAAATGCCTGATAACCAATAGCTTTAGCCACTTCTAGCAATCCCTGGACAACTTCTGGAGGCGGGTTATCTTTGATTAGGGGTAAATAGTCATTGACTAAGAATTTTTCATCGTCTGAGAGGTCAGAAAAATTATTACTACCCCTATATAGAGCTTCTATTAGGACTAGTAATATTTTTTTGAGGGCATTGAACCCACCAAATTTACTAGCAATTTTAGAAATATAGGGCTGTGATAATTTGCTTATTTTAGCAACGGCTTTTTGTGTACACTTAATTCCTGTATCTATACATTGCTTAAATGCTTCTAATAGATAATATCTGCTTACCTGTTCTCTATCACCTGCTGTTGGTGTAATCTCAAAAGCAGTGGTTTTGGTTAAGGTTGCACCGGGGTAATAATCCAGTAGGTAACTCAGATCATCATCACTGGTGAGATAAATTGTTAGTGCTTCATCAGGGCGACGGTTTGCTCGTAGTCTTCCTCCCATCTGAATAATCTCTGCTTTTACTAAATGCTCTATATACTCCTGAAATTGGGGATTATCTTTACTGGTGTTGTAATCCCCTGTTAAAGTTGCGTATTTAGCCGCTACAGCCCCTATATCCTGATAAGGTGAACCGATAGCAAATAAAGCATCGTGATTCATATATTTATTAGTACCGCGATTATCCTTAAACCAGTAACCTTCACCATCTTGTTTGTGTTTGAGGTGGTCAATGACTCCCAAATTTCGATGATTGGATGCTAATGCTGTTTTTGTGGCATCTAATTGTTTAACTTTTGATTCACTTCTGTCTTTACCACATAATCCTAAATCAGTAATTTGTACCACTTTTAAATTTGAGTAGTTAGGTAACTTTTCACAGATGACTAAGATTTCACTGGCATCTATTCCTAATTCAAAGGCTACTGTTTTCCGGGTAGCAGTTGCATCCAGTAAAAACACATTTTGGAATTTACTTAGTACCTCTAATTGCCTGTTGTTTTTTGTGGTAATGATTAACTTGTGATGTTTAATCCTCAATGCCCCAGGACTAATATTAGCAATGATTTCTAATAATGGTGTTAACCAATTCACTATTAGGTTATCTAATAATTCATGGGATTCTTGACTTGCTTCTTTACCGAATGTATAACGAATATATTTTAAGGTTTTGCGGCTTATTCCCTCTCTTTCACTTGCGTCAATTCCATCTAAGGATACGCTATCAGCAGATTGAAAGATACCTTCTAAATCAGGTGATAGCACTTTTAAAGCCTCAATGATATTGGGGATAATTTTATGATCAATGTCTCCAAATATATCCATTACTTGATTGTGATTATAACCATAGTAATTTTCTTTATGCTGGGAAGATAAATATTGCTCCAATGGTGAGATAAAATCTTTGATTTGTTCCCAAACTTCTGGTAAATGTCTAGCAATTTCTCCTAAAGTCTTTTGGTAGTCTGTTAATGATAATTCTGTAGTTTCTACTAGATTAATTTGACGACTAGATTCATCTACAAAAGCTATGGATTTTTTGGGTATTTCTGATGGTAATGAATTAATATGGCATCTGATTCTATCTTTCATCAGTGCCTCACGCCGATCTCTCCTGAAAGTTGCACCGTTTATTTTATCCAATAGATTACCTTCAATATCTACACCTTGACAATTGGCTTTGAATTTACAAGTATGACAAATGGGATTTAATGATGATTCACTATTTGATTCTTGATGATAGCCTTTAGATGCTAATTTATGAAATAAAGGTGTTTTGTGACAATTCCCTGGAATATTGGCAGCTTGATTTTTAGGCCAGTTAATGGTGGGATTACCCAAGGGGGTTAAGTTGTTATCATCTGCATATAGTCCATTATTTCTAACTGGTAAATCAGTGTAGTTTTCTTCTATTGATTTAGTGGTGGGATTGCGGTGTTCATTGGATATGTACCAGAGTTTATTGACTTTTAACCATTCTGGTATAGTTTCTCCTACAAAGTTGGATTTACCAGCCCCAGCACTGGACATATCTAATATATATTTTTTGCCACTTTGAATAGTTTGATTGTAGGTTTCTAATCTATTAGCAGAATCAAACCATACATCAACATCTAAATTACTCCTAGATGATTGTTTAAGTGGGATAGATGCTGGTATAGATTGTGGTATATATGCTTCCTTGAGCAGGGTTTCGATAAATAGTTTACATTCCCAATCTTCCCTAGATATTTCCTGATTAACAGGTTGTTTTGTTACTGCTAATATGGCATCTATGTATGTATTCAGATGTTCTTTATAAGCTGTCTGAATTTCATTTTCTAGTAGTTGTCTACTGTATAATCCATCCGCTATTAAATCAGCGATATCATAGCCATTTGTACTGTCTGGATTTAATCTCTGGGGATTTAATTCAATGTATGGTAATTGTGCTTTATTGGCTGCTATTCTTAGTCTGTTGGCTTTGTTGTAACCTGCTTTGTCATCGTCGGGATAATATACAATGCCAGCGATATTATGAGATTTTAAGCATTGACAATATTGTTCTAGTTTGTCATCTGTCCACTGTGAACCCTGAAAGGTAGTGGTAACTAAATTTTGTTGTCTAGCAGCATCAGTACATTTTTCTCCTTCAACTACGAAGACAAATTGGCCTTGACCATGTTTGATGATTTCTTCTTGATGGTAAACAGGCCAGGGTTTGTCACCAATTCCTTTCACACTGTTACCAAGAATATCCAGATGGTAAGGAATGGTGAGCTTTTTCTGTTCACCATCTTCTATAAATTCGTATCTAATTACATACTGTGCATCTGAGTATGTATAGATGATTTGTGATCCTCTACTGTTATGTTTCTTTTGCGGAATGACACCAGGAGCAGGTAATTTGGCTAATTCAATGTTTTGGGGTAATGGTGCTGGTAACGGATCTGGTTTTTTGGCAGGGGTAATCTGTTGGTAGTTGATTCTGCCATTGTCAATACCCGCTTGTTTTAAAGCATCTTCTAAGGGATTAACAGCTTCTCGGATATCTTTTAAATGCTGTTTGTTGTCAGGTTCTCCCCAACATTGGTACTTACCAGTTTTAATATCTATGGTTAATGAACCTTCACAGACTGGGCAAATATATCTATTTTTGCCTTTTTTGGGAGTGAGTCTGTCTAGGAAGTTCCTAATATCAAAGGTTTCTAGTATTTTATTCATGCCACACCCCCACTAATTGCAATGG
The window above is part of the Dolichospermum sp. DET69 genome. Proteins encoded here:
- a CDS encoding type II toxin-antitoxin system VapC family toxin, producing the protein MNGLKYLLDTNILIGLFQRDLIILNLLKDKLIKVNECAYSAITRMELLSFPSISSTEKEAIKSLLNQMTYLAITSEIEDETINFRYTHKTKLPDSIIAATAKYHQIELVTLDKKLANKLKSND